The Aeromicrobium tamlense nucleotide sequence ATCGATGCCGTAGAGCTGCACCGACCGCACCTGCTCGCCCTCGGCGAACGTCAGCATCGACAGGCTGACCCGGTCGCCCTCGACGAGCCCGCGACTGGTGATCATCTCGCACACGTACAGACCGGCGCCCTGCTCGGCGCACAGACGTCGGAAGGCGACGTTGGTGACGCCGGCCATGGGGGCGAGCACGACCGGCACGTCGACGTGGACGCGCCCGAGGTCGAGGCCCCGCGTCAGGACAGCCATCGCACCGCCGTCGTCACGTCGCCGGGCTGGAAGTCGACCGACTCCACCGCCGTGCCCTCGGGCACGAAGTACAGCAGGCAGCCGCGCACCGTCCGGCCGGCGGCCAGCGTGGCGCCCAATCTCGGCGCCTTGCACGTGGAGAGGCCGGACGGGGCGGGCGTGGCCGGGACGAGCACGTCGCCCGCGGCGCGCACCCACCACGGCGCGCCCCCGGGGAACGCCGCGTCGGCGGGGCCGCGATTGCCCATCACGACTCGAACGTAGTACGCCTGCATGCCGTCGGGCACGGCGAACAGGGCGAGGTCGCGGGCGGGCGCCTTGGTCACGCCGGCGACGCCGAGGGTGAGCGCGGTGGCGTCCTCGGCGCCGTCCGGCGGGTAGTCGACCGCGAGCGACTTCCCCAGAGCCGTCTCGGTGGGGGCCGGGGCCTCCTGCGGCGCCGGGTCCTCACCGCCCGAGCAGGCTGAGAGCGCGAGCAGCAGGGCCGCGGCGGCGAGCGCCCGCATGCTCAGCAACCGACGAGGCGCGACGCGAGGTACCCGCTGACCTGGTCCAGGCCGATGCGCTCCTGCGACATGGAGTCGCGCTCGCGGATCGTCACGGCGTCGTCCTCGAGCGTGTCGAAGTCGACCGTGATGCAGTACGGCGTGCCGATCTCGTCCTGGCGGCGGTAGCGCTTGCCGATGGCCTGCGCGTCGTCGAAGTCGACGTTCCAGTTCTGGCGCAGCTCGGCCGCGAGGTCGCGCGCCTTCGGCGACAGGGCCTCGTTGCGCGACAGCGGCAGCACCGCGGCCTTGACCGGCGACAGGCGCGGGTCGAGGCGCAGCACGGTGCGCTTGTCGACGCCGCCCTTGGCGTTCGGGGCCTCGTCCTCGGTGTACGCGTCGACGAGGAACGCCATCAGCGAGCGGTTGACGCCGGCCGCGGGCTCGATGACGTAGGGCGTCCAGCGCTCGTTGTTGGCCTGGTCGAAGTACGACAGGTCCTGGCCCGAGTGCTGGGCGTGGGTCGACAGGTCGAAGTCGGTGCGGTTCGCGACGCCCTCGAGCTCACCGAACTCCGAGCCGGCGAAGCCGAAGCGGTACTCGATGTCGACCGTGCGCTTGGAGTAGTGCGAGAGCTTCTCGGCCGGGTGCTCGTAGAGGCGCAGGTTGTCGGGGTTCACGCCGAGGTCGGTGTACCACTTCAGGCGCGTGTCGATCCAGTACTGGTGCCACTCCTCGTCCTCGCCGGGCTTGACGAAGAACTCCATCTCCATCTGCTCGAACTCGCGCGTGCGGAAGATGAAGTTGCCGGGCGTGATCTCGTTGCGGAAGCTCTTGCCGATCTGGCCGATGCCGAACGGCGGCTTCTTGCGCGAGGAGGTCATGACCTGCGAGAAGTTCACGAAGATGCCCTGCGCGGTCTCGGGGCGCAGGTAGTGCAGGCCCTCCTCGGACTCCACCGGGCCGAGGAACGTCTTGAGCAGGCCGTTGAACATGCGCGGCTCGGTCCACTCGCCGCGGGTGCCGCAGTTCGCGCACACGAGGGTGGACATCTCGACCGCGTCGGGATCGTCGAGGCCGTGCTTCTCGGCGTACGCCTCCTGGAGGTGGTCCTGGCGGTAG carries:
- a CDS encoding glycine--tRNA ligase produces the protein MASVIDTVISLCKRRGFVYQCGEIYGGTRSAWDYGPLGVELKENVKRQWWRSMVQGRDDVVGLDSSVILPTPVWEASGHLAAFVDPLVECLQCHKRYRQDHLQEAYAEKHGLDDPDAVEMSTLVCANCGTRGEWTEPRMFNGLLKTFLGPVESEEGLHYLRPETAQGIFVNFSQVMTSSRKKPPFGIGQIGKSFRNEITPGNFIFRTREFEQMEMEFFVKPGEDEEWHQYWIDTRLKWYTDLGVNPDNLRLYEHPAEKLSHYSKRTVDIEYRFGFAGSEFGELEGVANRTDFDLSTHAQHSGQDLSYFDQANNERWTPYVIEPAAGVNRSLMAFLVDAYTEDEAPNAKGGVDKRTVLRLDPRLSPVKAAVLPLSRNEALSPKARDLAAELRQNWNVDFDDAQAIGKRYRRQDEIGTPYCITVDFDTLEDDAVTIRERDSMSQERIGLDQVSGYLASRLVGC